ACTTGATGTTATTGGGCTGTTGCCCACGGTTTCTCACCGTAACCCTTGTATCGGCACCTGAATTTCGAACTTTAGAGAATTTTTAGTTTCCCCCCATTTTTTCTTAGCCTTTGAATAACCCGTCTTCTTGCACACTATTCCGGCCATTATTTCTCCAAATTTATTATTAAACTTTGCCGCCAGATTGCCGATAAGGTGGCTAACCACTGTTTGCAATTAAAAGGGATTACGCATGGCTTCTTTTACTTCATTAGGCGTGGGTTCAAACCTGCCGCTGGATACGTTACTGACGAACCTGACCACGGCTGAGAAGGGACGCCTGAAACCTATCACCCAGCAGCAGAGCAGTTTTACAGCAAGACTGACGGCGTTTGGAACGTTAAAAAGCTCACTGGAAAAATTCCAGACCGCCAACACGGCACTCAATGATGCGACTCTTTTTAAAAGCACCACGGCGGTAAGCAACTCAACGGATCTCACGGTGAGCACAACAGCAGGAGCGGCTGCCGGGATCTACAAAATTAACGTGACCCAATTAGCCCAGGCCCAATCTATTCGTACCACCTCTACGGTAACGGACAGTAAAGCGGCGCAAGGTAACGACAATGCCCAGCGGACGCTGATTATTAAGCAGGACGGCAAAGAGAAACCTTTAGAGATTAAACTGACCAAAGATCAGACCTCGCTGGAAGGGATGCGTGATGCGATTAACAATGCCAACGGTGGGGTCTCTGCAAGTATTGTAAAACTGAAAGACAACGATTATCAGCTTGTACTGACCTCGTCAGAAACCGGTCTCGCCAATAAGATGAGTATCTCGGTAAAGGGCGATGACAAGTTAAACCAATTTATCAGCTTCAATAACCCGGACGTAATCGGTAATAACGTTGAGCAAATTGTCGAAGCAAAAAATGCTGAACTTAACGTTAATGGTATTGATATTGTTCGCAGCAGCAACACAATTACTGATGCCCCCCAGGGAGTGACATTAGTTCTTTCTAAAGAAGTCAAAGATGTCACCGTTACCGTATCGAAAAGCAATGACAAATCCACCACCGCGATCAAAGCCTGGGTGGATGCGTATAACTCTTTAGTTGATACCATTGGCTCCTTGACGAAATACACGTCGGTTGATGCAGGCGCAGAAGAGCAGGACGCCAGCAACGGCGCACTCCTCGGTGACAGCACCGTTCGCACCATCCAGACCGGTATCCGTGGTCAATTCTCCTCCAGCGCCAATGACGGGAAATTCCAAACGTTATCGCAAATGGGCATTACCCAGGATGGCACCACCGGTAAGCTGAAAATTGATGATGAAAAACTGAAAAAAGCGCTAACCGATAATAGCGTGGATGTTCAACAGCTGTTAGTCGGTGATGGCAAAGAGACCGGAATTACGACCAAAGTGGCTTCACTGGTGAAAGGTTACCTGGCCGATGATGGCATTATCGACAGCGCCCAGGACAGCATCAATGCCACGCTGAAAAAACTGACTAAACAGTATCTTTCCGTCAGTGCCAGTATCGACGATACCATTGCGCGGTATAAGGCTCAATTTACGCAACTGGATACCATGATGAGCAAGTTGAATAACACCAGTAGCTACCTGAACCAGCAATTTACTGCGATGACCAGTTCCTGATAACCAGAGGTAAACATGTATACCGCGAGCGGTACCAAAGCTTATGCGCAAATCAGCGTGGAAAGCGGCGTGATGAGTGCGAGTCCGCACCAGTTGATCGAAATGTTGTTTGATGGCGCAAACAGCGCCCTGGTGCGCGCTCGCCTGTTTTTAGAGCAAGGTGATATTACCGCCAAAGGGGAAGCGCTGAGTAAGGCTATCAATATCATTGATAATGGTCTGAAAGCGGGACTGGATCAGGAGAATGGCGGCGAACTCGCCGACCATCTCTCTTCGCTGTATGACTATATGATCCGTCGTTTATTACTTGCTAATTTACGCAATGACAGTCAAGCCATTGAAGAAGTGGAAGGGTTACTCGGCAACATTGCGGAAGCCTGGAAACAGATCTCACCGAAAGCATCTTCCCAGGAGTCTCGTTAATGACCTCAGCCGTGGAGTTTATCAACCGTTGGCAGCGCATTGCGCTGCTCAGTCAGTCGCTGCTCGAACTTGCGCAGCGGGGTGAATGGGACCTTTTACTGGAACAGGAAGTCACCTATCTGCAAAGTATTGAAGCGGTCGTTGAAACGCAAACTCCACCGGGCATGACACGCAGCATTCAGGATATCGTGGCCAGTTATATCAAACAGACGCTGGATAACGAAGAATGCCTGAAAGGTTTACTGCGCCAACGGCTCGATGAGCTTAGTGGTCTGATAGGCCAGTCAACGCGTCAGCAGTCGCTCAACAATGCTTATGGTCGGCTTTCTGGCATGCTGCTGGTACCCGACGCTCCCCCTGCTCCACAATAATTCCCGCTACGTTAGCAAAAATCTTCCATACTCCAGAGGTCGTCTACAAGACTTCTGGAGCTCGGAAGATGAAAAACCCCACGTTACTGCAGTTCTTCCACTGGTATTACCCTGAAGGTGGCAAACTCTGGCAAGAGGTGACAGAGCGCGCAGACAGCCTCAATGATATCGGTATCAACATGGTCTGGTTACCGCCCGCCTATAAAGGCGCGTCAGGCGGCTATTCCGTCGGCTATGACTCTTACGATCTGTTTGATCTCGGCGAGTTTGACCAAAAAGGTTCCCTTGCCACCAAATATGGTGATAAGGCGCAGCTTCTTACGGCTATCGACGCGCTGAAGAAAAACGACATCGCGGTGCTACTCGACGTGGTGGTGAATCACAAAATGGGGGCGGACGAAAAAGAGCCCCTGCGCGTACAGCGGGTCAACGAAGACGATCGCACGCAGATTGCCGATGAGATCATCGAATGCGAAGCCTGGACGCGTTACACCTTCCCGGCGCGAGGCGGTCAGTACTCGCAGTTCATCTGGGATTTCAAATGCTTCAGCGGCATCGACCACATCGAAAACCCTGACGAAGACGGCATTTTTAAAATCGTCAACGACTATACCGGCGAGGGCTGGAACGACCAGGTCGACGATGAAATGGGCAATTTCGATTACCTGATGGGTGAAAATATCGATTTTCGTAATCACGCCGTCACTGAGGAGATTAAATACTGGGCGCGCTGGGTGATGGAACAAACGCAGTGTGATGGCTTTCGTCTCGATGCGGTAAAACACATTCCGGCCTGGTTCTATAAAGAGTGGATTGAACACGTTCAGGAGGTGGCACCGAAGCCGCTGTTTATCGTTGCCGAATACTGGTCGCACGAAGTGGATAAGCTGCAAACCTATATCGACCAGGTGGAAGGCAAAACGATGCTGTTCGACGCCCCGTTACAGCTCAATTTTCATGAAGCGTCGCGTCAGGGACGTGATTACGACATGAGCCAGATCTTCAGCGGCACGCTGGTAGAAGCCGATCCGTTTCACGCCGTGACGCTGGTCGCCAACCATGACACCCAGCCGTT
The sequence above is drawn from the Citrobacter amalonaticus genome and encodes:
- the fliT gene encoding flagella biosynthesis regulatory protein FliT, translating into MTSAVEFINRWQRIALLSQSLLELAQRGEWDLLLEQEVTYLQSIEAVVETQTPPGMTRSIQDIVASYIKQTLDNEECLKGLLRQRLDELSGLIGQSTRQQSLNNAYGRLSGMLLVPDAPPAPQ
- the fliD gene encoding flagellar filament capping protein FliD; this encodes MASFTSLGVGSNLPLDTLLTNLTTAEKGRLKPITQQQSSFTARLTAFGTLKSSLEKFQTANTALNDATLFKSTTAVSNSTDLTVSTTAGAAAGIYKINVTQLAQAQSIRTTSTVTDSKAAQGNDNAQRTLIIKQDGKEKPLEIKLTKDQTSLEGMRDAINNANGGVSASIVKLKDNDYQLVLTSSETGLANKMSISVKGDDKLNQFISFNNPDVIGNNVEQIVEAKNAELNVNGIDIVRSSNTITDAPQGVTLVLSKEVKDVTVTVSKSNDKSTTAIKAWVDAYNSLVDTIGSLTKYTSVDAGAEEQDASNGALLGDSTVRTIQTGIRGQFSSSANDGKFQTLSQMGITQDGTTGKLKIDDEKLKKALTDNSVDVQQLLVGDGKETGITTKVASLVKGYLADDGIIDSAQDSINATLKKLTKQYLSVSASIDDTIARYKAQFTQLDTMMSKLNNTSSYLNQQFTAMTSS
- the amyA gene encoding alpha-amylase, whose product is MKNPTLLQFFHWYYPEGGKLWQEVTERADSLNDIGINMVWLPPAYKGASGGYSVGYDSYDLFDLGEFDQKGSLATKYGDKAQLLTAIDALKKNDIAVLLDVVVNHKMGADEKEPLRVQRVNEDDRTQIADEIIECEAWTRYTFPARGGQYSQFIWDFKCFSGIDHIENPDEDGIFKIVNDYTGEGWNDQVDDEMGNFDYLMGENIDFRNHAVTEEIKYWARWVMEQTQCDGFRLDAVKHIPAWFYKEWIEHVQEVAPKPLFIVAEYWSHEVDKLQTYIDQVEGKTMLFDAPLQLNFHEASRQGRDYDMSQIFSGTLVEADPFHAVTLVANHDTQPLQALEAPVEAWFKPLAYALILLRENGVPSVFYPDLYGAHYEDTGGDGETYTIDMPVIEQLAELILARQRFAHGIQTLWFDHPNCIAFSRSGTDDDPGCVVVLSNGDDGEKTLTLGENYGNKTWRDYLGNREEIVITDENGEATFYCNGGSVSVWVIEEVI
- the fliS gene encoding flagellar export chaperone FliS, whose protein sequence is MYTASGTKAYAQISVESGVMSASPHQLIEMLFDGANSALVRARLFLEQGDITAKGEALSKAINIIDNGLKAGLDQENGGELADHLSSLYDYMIRRLLLANLRNDSQAIEEVEGLLGNIAEAWKQISPKASSQESR